In Trichoderma breve strain T069 chromosome 4, whole genome shotgun sequence, the following proteins share a genomic window:
- a CDS encoding SART-1 family domain-containing protein produces MDAATIEETNRIRISLGMKPLPVPGAAASPQAEASDGEEPASTVESRQAQAYDNYKKVQDDEAAKKRREEKAAAVRKAREKAQRFALLEGKGLGEEDEGGDMDAKAWLTGQKKRQKKIDKARKLEEELAAAEAAAAAAIQYTSKDLAGIKVAHDSTAFLDGDEQVLTLKDTTIDENEEEGDELENLNIKEQEKLTERLDLKKKLKGYNPNDYDDGEGTILAQYDEEINGKKAKKFTLDDDGAIAELSDILGQPERKGKKIQSTSLDDIIDGAAPSSDYLAPSEIKVKKPKKKKGSKGTRQKQHDEDDIFPIEAAPADTGAMDVDSKESLMAKKRKATTSDAFADDDDLQASLAIQRKNALKKRKRTRPEDIARQLKEDEEEPEETQSGGLVIGEISEFVAGLSKPDDEDRQSRRQKQATKSPELDEDRHMGDEDEDAEMDDYTAEHQEALLAAQKEEEERIKREQGEDDDAGIEDEKVVGAGMGAALALLRERGLLESSDRGNYEDFKAREDFLAKKRVLEGELDEQTRQQRERDRMSGRLDRMSVREREEWARYKPNVELKYVDDHGRRLDQKEAFKHLSHQFHGKGSGKGKTEKRLKKIDDEKRREAQSMFDASQNAGMNLATAQQLKKRREAGVRLG; encoded by the exons ATGGACGCGGCAACGATCGAAGAGACGAACCGCATCCGGATATCGCTGGGCATGAAGCCCTTGCCGGTACCTGGAGCTGCCGCATCGCCCCAAGCCGAGGCTTCAGATGGCGAAGAACCAGCGAGCACAGTCGAGAGTCGCCAGGCGCAAGCTTACGACAATTACAAGAAAGTTcaggatgacgaggctgccaagaaaCGACGCGAAGAAAAAGCTGCTGCCGTGCGAAAGGCCCGTGAAAAGGCCCAGCGGTTTGCACTTCTCGAAGGGAAGGGGctgggcgaagaagatgaaggtggcGACATGGATGCGAAGGCGTGGTTGACAGgccaaaagaagaggcagaagaagattgatAAGGCAAGGAAGCTCGAGGAGGAacttgctgcagcagaagctgccgctgccgctgccataCAGTACACCTCCAAAGACCTTGCTGGCATCAAGGTTGCGCACGACTCAACAGCCTTTCTAGACGGAGACGAACAGGTCCTTACTCTGAAAGATACGACaattgatgagaatgaggaagagggagatgagCTTGAGAACCTAAACATtaaagaacaagagaagctcaCCGAGAGACTGgatctcaagaagaagctaaAAGGCTACAACCCTAATGATTATGACGACGGCGAAGGCACTATTCTGGCACAGTATGACGAGGAGATCAACGGCAAAAAAGCGAAGAAGTTCACtcttgatgacgatggcgctATTGCCGAGCTTTCAGACATCCTCGGCCAACCGGAgcgaaaaggaaagaaaattCAGTCAACAAGCCTTGACGATATTATAG ATGGCGCAGCACCCTCATCCGACTATCTTGCTCCATCAGAGATCAAggtgaagaagccaaagaagaagaagggaagcaAGGGGACCAGGCAAAAACAgcatgatgaggatgacatCTTCCCTATAGAAGCAGCGCCGGCGGATACCGGCGCCATGGATGTCGATTCTAAAGAGTCTTTAATGGCTAAGAAGCGGAAAGCCACTACTTCAGATGCctttgccgatgatgacgatcTCCAAGCATCACTAGCAATCCAGCGGAAGAATGCTCTAAAAAAGCGCAAAAGGACACGTCCTGAAGATATCGCAAGACAACtcaaggaggatgaggaggagccCGAGGAAACCCAAAGCGGCGGTCTTGTCATTGGTGAGATTTCCGAATTTGTCGCCGGCTTGAGTAAGCCAGACGACGAAGACCGCCAGTCGAGGAGGCAAAAGCAGGCCACAAAAAGTCCCGAGTTGGATGAGGATCGTCATAtgggcgatgaagacgaagatgcgGAAATGGACGACTACACGGCGGAACACCAAGAAGCCCTTCTCGCGGCccagaaagaagaggaagagagaatcAAAAGGGAACAgggtgaagatgatgatgcgggtattgaagatgaaaaggttGTTGGCGCAGGCATGGGGGCGGCCCTCGCATTGCTTCGAGAGCGGGGTCTTCTCGAATCTTCTGATAGAGGAAACTATGAAGATTTTAAAGCTCGCGAAGATTTCCTTGCAAAGAAACGAGTATTGGAGGGCGAACTGGACGAGCAAACACGACAGCAGAGAGAACGTGACAGGATGAGCGGCAGACTAGACCGGATGTCCGTCAGGGAAAGGGAGGAATGGGCTC GTTACAAGCCAAATGTCGAACTAAAATACGTCGACGATCATGGCCGGAGATTGGATCAAAAGGAGGCGTTCAAGCATCTCAGTCACCAGTTCCACGGAAAGGGCAGCGGCAAGGGCAAGACGGAGAAGCgcctgaagaagattgacgacGAGAAGCGGCGCGAGGCCCAGAGCATGTTCGACGCAAGCCAGAATGCCGGTATGAATCTGGCGACGGCGCAGCAGTTGAAAAAGCGCAGGGAAGCTGGAGTACGGCTCGGCTGA